One part of the Actinotignum schaalii genome encodes these proteins:
- a CDS encoding ABC transporter ATP-binding protein has protein sequence MSHHQGNSTARTREASTWQLVAPVRTSMLISFIIAGIGSGASVIPYIALVGLADDWLGGHGTARIWWWLGLTLVGLLVHHICYNWAVGITHISEAGLRHRLRRRIITHLGALPLGRVRRLGPGEIRKIVVDDTSAIHTLVAHASAELASALVAPLVGGIYLCVLDRRLALLLGGVFIVAVGLAMGIAFRGGDQAVKDYDVAQRKLAEATVELVDGIKEIKNYQLPATGVGGRFTAAREENSDASFRWLAGAGKGIAVVSALSQPGVILAWSAPLICWFVWNGWITPASSLAFFTIWLGLPAGLGQLMTLTQNLQGSLRAGGDTAALLAEKPQEVGDYQAPAPVARTTASATTASAAKAEAVTDSDTPSSSAPELCFQNVSFGYAPGRRVLHDISFTLPPGTLTAVVGPSGAGKTTIGALAARFWDPESGCITLGGHDLREYSRAGLYNQVGTVFQDVSLASVSVRDNLLLGNREATDAQIKEAAARAHIAERIAALPAGYDTILGEVAVLSGGEAQRLSIARTLLADPPLLILDEASAHQDTHTAQALHQVIAARRGHSSTLVIAHRLSKLAQADQILVIAGGRIVQSGRHAELAATEGLYRDMLKEQGIPC, from the coding sequence ATGTCTCACCATCAAGGGAACAGCACCGCCCGCACCCGCGAAGCGAGTACCTGGCAGCTGGTCGCACCCGTGCGCACGTCAATGCTGATCTCCTTCATTATTGCCGGGATCGGTTCTGGCGCTTCGGTCATTCCGTATATCGCATTAGTTGGCCTGGCTGATGACTGGCTCGGCGGCCACGGCACGGCACGTATCTGGTGGTGGTTGGGGCTCACTCTGGTGGGCTTACTGGTACACCACATCTGTTACAACTGGGCAGTTGGTATCACCCATATCAGCGAAGCAGGGCTGCGGCACCGGCTGCGCCGTCGTATCATCACACACTTAGGCGCTCTACCTTTGGGGCGGGTGCGGCGGCTAGGCCCCGGTGAAATCCGCAAAATCGTGGTTGATGACACCAGCGCCATCCATACCCTGGTTGCCCATGCCAGTGCCGAGCTCGCCAGCGCGCTTGTGGCGCCGCTGGTGGGCGGCATCTACCTGTGCGTGCTCGACCGGCGGCTCGCGCTCCTCCTGGGCGGAGTATTTATCGTTGCTGTTGGCCTGGCCATGGGGATTGCTTTCCGTGGCGGGGATCAGGCCGTTAAAGATTATGACGTCGCCCAACGGAAACTCGCGGAAGCGACCGTGGAGCTCGTCGATGGCATAAAAGAAATCAAAAACTACCAACTCCCCGCTACCGGAGTCGGCGGGCGTTTCACCGCGGCGCGGGAAGAAAACTCCGACGCGTCCTTCCGCTGGTTGGCCGGGGCCGGTAAAGGAATCGCGGTGGTATCCGCATTGAGCCAGCCTGGCGTGATCCTCGCGTGGAGCGCCCCGCTCATCTGCTGGTTCGTGTGGAACGGCTGGATCACGCCCGCGAGCAGCCTGGCGTTCTTCACCATTTGGCTCGGGTTGCCCGCGGGCTTGGGGCAACTTATGACGCTCACCCAGAACCTGCAAGGCTCGCTGCGGGCCGGGGGAGATACGGCCGCGCTGCTGGCCGAAAAACCTCAGGAAGTAGGGGATTATCAGGCTCCTGCTCCGGTTGCGCGCACTACGGCTTCGGCCACTACGGCTTCGGCCGCTAAGGCTGAGGCCGTTACAGATTCGGACACCCCGTCGTCCTCCGCCCCGGAGCTATGTTTCCAGAATGTGTCCTTCGGTTATGCGCCGGGCCGCCGGGTCCTGCACGATATTAGTTTTACCCTCCCGCCCGGAACTCTGACCGCCGTGGTCGGGCCCTCGGGAGCGGGGAAAACGACGATCGGCGCGCTCGCGGCACGTTTTTGGGATCCGGAAAGCGGCTGCATTACCCTCGGCGGGCACGACTTGCGCGAATACAGCCGCGCGGGGCTCTACAACCAGGTGGGCACAGTATTTCAAGATGTGTCCCTAGCCTCGGTGAGCGTGCGGGATAACCTCCTGCTCGGCAACCGGGAGGCTACCGATGCACAGATAAAGGAAGCGGCGGCTCGCGCGCATATCGCCGAACGCATCGCTGCGCTCCCGGCCGGATATGACACGATCCTGGGGGAGGTCGCTGTTCTTTCCGGTGGTGAAGCGCAGCGTCTGAGTATCGCCCGCACGCTGCTGGCGGATCCGCCCCTCCTCATACTGGATGAAGCGAGCGCACACCAAGATACTCATACCGCGCAGGCGCTGCACCAGGTTATCGCAGCGCGGCGCGGGCATAGCTCCACCTTGGTGATCGCCCACCGGCTGAGCAAACTCGCGCAAGCCGACCAGATTCTGGTGATCGCGGGCGGGCGTATCGTGCAATCCGGCCGCCACGCCGAACTCGCGGCCACCGAGGGCCTGTACCGCGACATGCTGAAAGAGCAGGGAATCCCATGCTGA
- a CDS encoding ABC transporter ATP-binding protein, with protein MLKMLTAMRTVLHVRQIKILIGAYTAAAVAQGITLAMLIGFLRALLAEGGVGVSGGDGAGGGAGVGVVGGATVDEQLTSWLLAVCISGAITFLLYVVTMSWSYRVSVYAICDELMKKIGAAVVRLPVGWFTPSRRTAVINATSKDVNALSHLASLVFPAVISGVVVPFVMAVVVTVVEWRLGVVLAVTSIGLWFIWGWMHRAVREAQASEARLSRRVAGRIIEFAKLQQVLRGSGQTGWQPLDEALAAESSGILRTLRSQSRPASAFLLLVELAFAVCLGWGGALVVGGGLDFLSFLAIAVVLTRINLPLSQSVLYSTALTDSMQALELVREIIAAAEEHPDISTIAAPANADSGAPAPVNAEAAASSNTAPGALVDSTIEFSGVTFGYDPRYPVLRDLNLKAPAGKVTALVGPSGVGKTTALALVAGFWQPQGGTITLGGRDIRECQPMRHIAMVFQDVYLFSGSIRENLTLAKPDATEEEILTAVSQAGLDPVVEQLPAGLDTQVGPGGNALSGGEKQRVAIARAFLKDSPILLLDEITSALDSITEAVIGEAIRRLAAGRTVLMVAHRPSTIAWADQVIDFSQLMAR; from the coding sequence ATGCTGAAAATGCTCACGGCGATGCGCACCGTACTACACGTGCGCCAAATAAAAATCCTGATAGGGGCCTACACCGCGGCCGCGGTGGCCCAGGGCATCACCTTAGCGATGCTCATCGGGTTCCTCCGGGCACTGCTCGCTGAGGGAGGTGTTGGTGTTTCCGGTGGCGATGGAGCAGGCGGCGGTGCCGGCGTAGGCGTGGTCGGCGGCGCGACGGTCGATGAGCAGCTGACCTCGTGGCTCCTTGCGGTATGCATTAGCGGAGCCATCACATTTTTGCTCTACGTGGTGACGATGAGCTGGTCCTACCGGGTGAGCGTGTACGCGATTTGCGACGAGCTCATGAAGAAAATCGGCGCGGCGGTAGTGCGGCTCCCGGTCGGGTGGTTCACCCCGTCCCGCCGCACCGCGGTCATAAATGCCACGTCGAAAGACGTTAACGCCCTCTCCCACCTGGCTTCCCTGGTCTTCCCCGCGGTGATCTCAGGGGTGGTGGTTCCCTTCGTTATGGCTGTGGTGGTCACGGTGGTTGAGTGGCGCCTCGGGGTGGTTCTCGCGGTGACCAGTATCGGATTGTGGTTCATCTGGGGATGGATGCACCGAGCAGTGCGCGAAGCCCAAGCCAGCGAAGCCCGACTCTCACGCCGGGTAGCCGGGCGGATTATCGAATTCGCGAAACTCCAGCAAGTCCTGCGCGGCAGTGGGCAAACCGGGTGGCAGCCCCTAGATGAGGCGCTCGCGGCCGAGTCCTCCGGAATCCTGCGGACGCTGCGCAGCCAAAGCCGCCCGGCCTCCGCGTTCCTCCTGCTAGTCGAGCTGGCTTTCGCCGTATGCCTGGGCTGGGGCGGAGCCCTGGTGGTTGGTGGCGGCCTGGACTTCCTGAGCTTCTTGGCCATCGCCGTCGTTCTCACCCGTATTAATTTGCCGCTCTCGCAATCAGTCTTATATTCCACTGCGCTCACGGATTCCATGCAAGCCCTCGAGCTGGTGCGCGAAATTATCGCGGCCGCCGAGGAACATCCCGATATCTCGACTATCGCCGCGCCCGCGAATGCGGATTCTGGCGCGCCCGCGCCCGTTAACGCGGAGGCGGCTGCATCTTCGAACACGGCTCCGGGTGCGCTCGTGGATAGCACCATCGAATTTTCCGGGGTGACCTTCGGCTACGATCCGCGCTACCCCGTGCTGCGTGACCTCAACTTGAAAGCCCCGGCAGGTAAAGTGACCGCTTTAGTGGGCCCGTCCGGGGTAGGGAAAACCACCGCGCTGGCTTTGGTCGCCGGTTTTTGGCAGCCACAGGGCGGAACCATCACACTCGGTGGGCGCGATATTCGCGAATGCCAGCCCATGCGCCACATCGCAATGGTGTTCCAGGACGTTTACCTCTTCAGCGGATCCATCCGGGAAAACCTAACGCTGGCCAAGCCGGATGCCACGGAGGAAGAAATCCTCACCGCGGTAAGCCAGGCCGGCCTGGATCCGGTTGTCGAGCAGCTGCCTGCCGGCCTGGACACCCAGGTGGGCCCGGGCGGGAATGCGCTTTCTGGTGGGGAGAAACAACGCGTTGCCATCGCCCGAGCTTTCCTCAAGGACAGCCCGATCCTCCTTCTCGACGAAATCACCTCCGCGCTGGACAGCATCACCGAGGCAGTCATCGGCGAAGCGATACGGCGCCTCGCCGCGGGCCGCACGGTGCTCATGGTTGCGCACCGCCCGTCCACAATCGCGTGGGCGGACCAAGTGATCGATTTTTCGCAGCTTATGGCACGCTGA
- a CDS encoding SdpI family protein, protein MTWKVAVVIVVTLWGSALVSGWLAYASRKKTLKLNELIGYRTDIIMTNQETWQEAHAAAWPWTAAATACLVLSGFAVFLPLSDGVLAAIIVLSMVVLLACVFAGAHHAQKAAKEILAASADEASEPVPASK, encoded by the coding sequence ATGACCTGGAAGGTCGCGGTAGTCATAGTGGTGACCTTGTGGGGTTCTGCGCTGGTTAGTGGCTGGCTTGCCTACGCCTCGCGCAAAAAGACCCTCAAGCTTAACGAACTCATCGGGTACCGCACCGACATCATCATGACGAACCAGGAAACGTGGCAGGAAGCGCACGCTGCAGCCTGGCCGTGGACGGCTGCCGCCACGGCATGCCTGGTCCTCAGTGGTTTCGCGGTATTCCTTCCGCTTTCCGACGGGGTGCTCGCTGCGATCATCGTCCTCAGCATGGTGGTGCTGCTCGCCTGCGTATTTGCCGGTGCACACCACGCCCAAAAGGCTGCGAAGGAGATTCTCGCCGCGAGCGCGGACGAAGCGAGCGAGCCTGTACCCGCTTCGAAATAG
- a CDS encoding type II toxin-antitoxin system RelB/DinJ family antitoxin — protein sequence MAYTPTITIRIDPELKFEAESVFRGFGLSMTEAIRIFLHKAVMVGGFPFPVRALKFQATTEKIMITNESEYYNPNDILDDDEFPWEYFESRRIEGAAQ from the coding sequence GTGGCATATACACCGACGATCACCATACGGATTGATCCCGAATTGAAATTCGAGGCCGAATCTGTTTTCCGAGGTTTTGGGTTGTCCATGACCGAGGCAATTCGGATTTTTCTTCACAAGGCAGTCATGGTTGGGGGCTTCCCCTTCCCCGTGAGGGCGCTGAAGTTTCAAGCCACAACGGAGAAAATCATGATTACGAACGAATCAGAGTATTACAATCCCAACGACATCTTGGACGACGACGAATTCCCGTGGGAGTACTTCGAGTCTCGCCGGATAGAAGGCGCTGCACAGTAG
- a CDS encoding ABC transporter ATP-binding protein, translating to MLKADNLGHHYRGGPWLFRGVELEARPGEVLTVLGPNARGKTTLLTCLAGVRTPVEGTVHADGPIGYVPQSHAANHQFTVHDMVLMGRARTMRVFASPSAADSEAAWEALERVGIAHLGGATYAELSGGQRQLTLIARALVATPSTLILDEPTSALDLRNQRRVLTIIRTLAAEGLAIIMTTHDPAHAFLTSRTTLVMDADDLSIGETARQLTEARLSTLYRTPIRVRDVPVDRGSQCVVVPDFSANDDAASSASTPPSQRKDHDG from the coding sequence TTGCTTAAAGCAGATAATCTTGGGCATCACTATCGCGGCGGCCCGTGGCTGTTCCGCGGGGTGGAGCTGGAGGCCCGCCCCGGCGAAGTGCTGACCGTGCTCGGGCCGAATGCGCGCGGGAAAACTACCCTGCTGACCTGCTTGGCCGGGGTGCGCACCCCGGTGGAAGGCACCGTCCATGCCGACGGACCCATCGGCTACGTGCCGCAATCCCACGCGGCAAACCACCAGTTCACCGTGCATGACATGGTCCTCATGGGCCGGGCCCGCACCATGCGAGTTTTCGCCAGCCCCTCGGCCGCCGATAGCGAGGCCGCCTGGGAGGCGCTCGAACGGGTCGGCATCGCGCATTTGGGCGGGGCCACCTACGCGGAGCTCTCCGGCGGGCAACGCCAGCTCACGCTCATTGCCCGCGCGCTGGTCGCCACCCCGAGCACTCTCATTTTGGACGAACCGACATCCGCCCTGGACCTGCGCAATCAGCGCCGCGTCCTCACGATTATTCGCACGCTCGCGGCCGAGGGCCTGGCCATTATTATGACCACGCATGACCCGGCGCACGCCTTCCTCACCTCGCGCACCACCCTCGTCATGGATGCCGACGACCTCTCCATCGGCGAAACCGCGCGCCAACTCACCGAAGCGCGACTGAGCACCCTTTATCGCACTCCGATTCGGGTCCGTGATGTTCCGGTTGATCGTGGCTCGCAGTGCGTCGTCGTACCGGATTTTAGTGCGAACGACGACGCCGCCTCTTCCGCTTCCACCCCACCCTCGCAAAGAAAGGACCACGATGGGTAA